From the Pseudomonas sp. SORT22 genome, one window contains:
- a CDS encoding monovalent cation/H+ antiporter subunit A, which produces MSLIVLLLLPFVGSCLAAVLPHNARNSESLLAGLVALVGTVQVALMYPQIAHGGVIREEFLWLPSLGLNLVLRMDGFAWLFSLLVLGIGTLVSLYARYYMSPQDPVPRFFAFFLAFMGAMLGLVISGNLIQIVFFWELTSLFSFLLIGYWHHRADARRGAYMALMVTGAGGLCLLAGVLLLGHVVGSYDLDKVLAAGEQIRNHALYPVLLPLILLGALSKSAQFPFHFWLPHAMAAPTPVSAYLHSATMVKAGVFLLARLWPALSGTEEWFWIVSGAGAATLVLGAFAAMFQNDLKGLLAYSTISHLGLITLLLGLNSPLAAVAAVFHILNHATFKASLFMAAGIIDHESGTRDIRRLSGLFRLIPFTATLAMVASAAMAGVPLMNGFLSKEMFFAETVFISSTAWVEAALPVIATLAGTFSVAYALRFTVDVFFGPPATDLPHTPHEPPRWMRAPVELLVMTCLVVGIFPAQSVGPLLAAAALPVVGGTLPEYSLAIWHGWNAPLIMSLIAMSGGIILYLLLRNQLKLGRFPSPPLIERFNGKRLFEHGQVLIMRTARRFERVFTTRRLQKQLFMLVLIALLAGLLPMLHSGLSWGDRPKIPGSGVFVMLWLIAIACALGAAWQAKYHRLAALTMVSVCGLMTCITFVWFSAPDLALTQLVVEVVTTVLILLGLRWLPRRIEGVSPLPGTQERARLRRLRDLLLAVGVGGGMALLSYAMLTRPTPNDISSFYLSRALPEGGGSNVVNVMLVDFRGFDTLGEITVLVAVALAVFALLRRFRPPKESMQLPAQQRLLAPDVVTDLVNPRHAADTALGFMMVPAALVRLLLPIALVVSMYLFMRGHNQPGGGFVAGLVMSVAFILQYMVAGTQWVEAQMSLRPLRWMGTGLLCATLTGVGAMLLGYPFLTTHTAHLHLPLLGDTHLASALFFDIGVFTVVVGSTLLILTALAHQSVRGHRPGSQQKPTQAGAA; this is translated from the coding sequence ATGTCCTTGATAGTGCTACTGCTTCTGCCGTTCGTCGGCAGCTGCCTGGCGGCTGTCTTGCCGCACAACGCACGCAACAGCGAATCGCTGCTGGCCGGACTGGTCGCCCTGGTGGGCACTGTCCAGGTCGCTTTGATGTACCCGCAGATCGCCCATGGCGGCGTGATCCGTGAAGAATTCCTGTGGCTGCCGAGCCTGGGCCTGAACCTGGTCCTGCGCATGGACGGCTTCGCCTGGCTGTTCTCCTTGCTGGTGCTGGGCATCGGTACCCTGGTGTCGCTGTACGCGCGCTACTACATGTCGCCGCAAGACCCGGTACCGCGCTTCTTTGCCTTTTTCCTGGCGTTCATGGGTGCCATGCTCGGCCTGGTGATTTCCGGCAACCTGATCCAGATTGTATTCTTCTGGGAACTGACCAGCCTGTTCTCGTTCCTGTTGATCGGCTACTGGCACCATCGCGCCGACGCCCGCCGCGGTGCCTACATGGCCCTGATGGTCACCGGCGCGGGTGGCCTATGCCTGCTGGCGGGGGTACTGCTGCTCGGCCATGTGGTCGGCAGCTACGACCTGGACAAGGTCCTCGCTGCCGGTGAGCAGATTCGCAACCATGCCCTGTATCCCGTCCTGTTACCCCTGATCCTGCTCGGCGCGTTGAGCAAAAGCGCGCAATTCCCCTTCCACTTCTGGCTGCCCCATGCCATGGCGGCGCCCACCCCGGTCTCGGCCTACCTGCACTCGGCGACCATGGTCAAGGCCGGGGTATTCCTGCTGGCGCGGCTGTGGCCGGCGCTCTCCGGCACCGAGGAATGGTTCTGGATCGTCAGCGGCGCCGGCGCCGCCACCCTGGTGCTCGGCGCCTTTGCGGCGATGTTCCAGAACGACCTCAAGGGCCTGCTGGCCTATTCGACCATCAGCCACCTGGGCCTGATCACCCTGCTGCTGGGCCTGAACAGCCCGCTGGCAGCGGTCGCCGCGGTGTTTCACATCCTCAACCATGCCACCTTCAAGGCCTCGCTGTTCATGGCCGCAGGGATCATCGACCACGAAAGCGGCACCCGCGACATCCGCCGCCTCAGCGGTCTGTTCCGGCTCATTCCGTTCACCGCGACCCTGGCCATGGTCGCCAGCGCCGCGATGGCCGGGGTGCCATTGATGAACGGCTTCCTGTCCAAAGAGATGTTCTTCGCCGAAACCGTATTCATCAGCTCCACCGCCTGGGTCGAAGCGGCCTTGCCGGTCATCGCCACCCTAGCCGGTACCTTCAGCGTTGCCTATGCCTTGCGCTTTACCGTCGACGTGTTCTTCGGCCCGCCGGCCACCGACCTGCCGCACACGCCCCACGAGCCGCCGCGCTGGATGCGCGCGCCGGTCGAATTGCTGGTGATGACCTGCCTGGTGGTCGGTATCTTCCCGGCGCAATCGGTCGGCCCGCTGCTGGCCGCTGCCGCTTTGCCGGTGGTGGGCGGCACCCTGCCCGAGTACAGCCTGGCGATCTGGCACGGCTGGAACGCGCCGCTGATCATGAGCCTGATCGCCATGAGCGGCGGCATCATCCTTTACCTGCTGCTGCGCAACCAGCTCAAGCTCGGGCGTTTCCCGTCGCCGCCGCTGATCGAGCGCTTCAACGGCAAGCGCCTGTTCGAACACGGCCAGGTGCTGATCATGCGCACCGCCCGGCGTTTCGAACGGGTGTTCACCACCCGGCGCCTGCAAAAGCAGCTGTTCATGCTGGTGCTGATCGCCCTGCTGGCCGGCCTGCTGCCGATGCTGCACAGCGGCCTGAGCTGGGGTGACCGGCCGAAGATCCCGGGCTCGGGTGTGTTCGTCATGCTCTGGCTGATCGCCATTGCCTGCGCCCTGGGCGCTGCCTGGCAGGCCAAGTACCACCGTCTGGCGGCGCTGACCATGGTCAGTGTCTGCGGCCTGATGACCTGCATTACCTTCGTCTGGTTCTCGGCCCCGGACCTGGCCCTGACCCAACTGGTGGTCGAGGTGGTCACCACGGTGCTGATCCTGCTCGGCCTGCGCTGGCTGCCACGGCGGATAGAAGGCGTCTCGCCGCTGCCGGGCACCCAGGAGCGCGCACGCCTGCGCCGCCTGCGCGACCTGCTGCTGGCGGTCGGCGTCGGTGGCGGCATGGCGCTGCTGTCCTATGCCATGCTGACCCGCCCGACCCCCAACGACATCTCCTCGTTCTACCTGAGCCGGGCCTTGCCCGAAGGTGGCGGCAGCAACGTGGTCAACGTCATGCTGGTGGACTTCCGCGGCTTCGATACCCTCGGCGAGATCACCGTGCTGGTGGCCGTGGCCCTGGCGGTGTTCGCCCTGCTGCGACGCTTCCGCCCGCCCAAGGAGAGCATGCAGTTGCCGGCGCAGCAGCGCCTGCTGGCCCCGGACGTGGTCACCGACCTGGTCAACCCGCGCCACGCGGCCGACACCGCGCTGGGTTTCATGATGGTGCCGGCGGCGCTGGTGCGCCTGCTGCTGCCGATCGCCCTGGTGGTGTCGATGTACCTGTTCATGCGCGGCCACAACCAGCCAGGCGGCGGTTTCGTCGCCGGCCTGGTAATGTCGGTGGCGTTCATCCTCCAGTACATGGTGGCCGGCACCCAGTGGGTCGAGGCGCAGATGAGCCTGCGACCGCTGCGCTGGATGGGCACCGGGCTGCTCTGCGCGACCCTCACCGGGGTTGGCGCGATGCTGCTCGGCTACCCGTTCCTGACCACCCACACCGCGCACCTGCATTTGCCATTGCTGGGTGACACCCACCTGGCCAGTGCGCTGTTCTTCGATATCGGCGTGTTCACCGTGGTGGTCGGTTCGACCCTGCTGATCCTCACCGCGCTGGCTCACCAGTCGGTGCGTGGTCATCGCCCGGGCAGCCAACAGAAACCCACTCAAGCAGGAGCCGCCTGA
- a CDS encoding Na+/H+ antiporter subunit C, with amino-acid sequence MEEVIAIAIGVLAASGVWLILRPRTFQVVMGLCLLSYGVNLFIFSMGSLFIGKEPIIKDGVPQDLLNYTDPLPQALVLTAIVISFAMTALFLVVLLASRGLTGTDHVDGREPNE; translated from the coding sequence ATGGAAGAAGTCATTGCAATCGCCATTGGCGTGCTCGCCGCCTCCGGGGTCTGGCTGATCCTGCGGCCACGGACCTTCCAGGTGGTCATGGGCCTGTGCCTGCTGTCGTACGGGGTCAACCTGTTCATCTTCAGCATGGGCAGCCTGTTCATCGGCAAGGAGCCGATCATCAAGGACGGCGTGCCCCAGGATCTGCTCAACTACACCGACCCGCTGCCCCAGGCCCTGGTGCTCACCGCGATCGTCATCAGCTTCGCCATGACCGCACTGTTCCTGGTGGTGCTGCTGGCATCGCGCGGTCTGACCGGGACCGACCATGTCGATGGCCGGGAGCCTAACGAATGA
- a CDS encoding monovalent cation/H+ antiporter subunit D, translated as MSAMNQLIAAPILLPLLTAALMLLLGEKRRPLKARINLISSLLGLGIAITLLLWVQGQGQASSIGVYLPGNWPAPFGIVLVVDRLSALMLVLTGIVGVSALVFAMARWDRAGASFHALFQIQLMGLYGAFLTADLFNLFVFFEVLLAASYGLMLHGSGRARVKAGLHYIAINLLASSLFLIGAAMLYGVTGTLNMADLALKIPLVPEADRGLLHAGAAILATAFLAKAGIWPLNFWLVPAYSSASAPVAALFAIMTKVGFYTVLRLWTLLFSGQAGASAFFGGDWLIYGGLATLGCAAVSILAAQRLERMASLSILVSAGTLLAAIGFGQATLTAAALFYLVSSTLALCALFLLAELIERSRSANEIPLDDEGDGLPSPVESLHPPKGINLDDEQKAVIGQVIPWTMAFLGLSFIACALLIIGMPPLSGFIGKLSLISALFNPQGLGVAPEQPLSVAGWMLVALLVLSGMASLIAMTRVGIQRFWTPQERPSPLLRRFECIPIVVLLGLCVLLSLRAEPLLRYTQDTAASLQDPEQYVSAVLGTRPIPGPTSLAASTEVQP; from the coding sequence ATGAGTGCGATGAACCAACTGATCGCCGCACCCATCCTGCTGCCGTTGCTGACCGCAGCGCTGATGCTGCTGCTCGGGGAAAAACGCCGACCGCTCAAGGCGCGCATCAACCTGATCTCCAGCCTGCTCGGCCTGGGTATCGCCATTACCCTGTTGCTATGGGTGCAAGGTCAGGGCCAGGCCAGCTCGATTGGCGTCTACTTGCCCGGTAACTGGCCGGCGCCGTTCGGCATCGTGCTGGTGGTCGACCGTCTATCGGCCCTGATGCTGGTACTCACCGGCATCGTCGGGGTCAGCGCCCTGGTGTTCGCCATGGCCCGCTGGGACCGCGCCGGCGCCAGCTTCCACGCGCTGTTCCAGATCCAGCTGATGGGCCTGTATGGCGCCTTCCTGACCGCCGACCTGTTCAACCTGTTCGTGTTCTTTGAAGTGTTGCTGGCAGCCTCCTACGGCCTGATGCTGCATGGTTCGGGGCGCGCGCGGGTCAAGGCCGGCCTGCACTACATCGCCATCAACCTGCTGGCCTCGTCACTGTTTTTGATTGGTGCGGCGATGCTCTACGGCGTCACCGGCACCCTGAACATGGCCGACCTGGCCCTGAAAATCCCGCTGGTACCAGAGGCCGATCGCGGCCTGCTTCACGCCGGCGCGGCGATTCTGGCCACGGCGTTCCTGGCCAAGGCCGGGATCTGGCCACTGAACTTCTGGCTGGTGCCGGCATATTCGTCGGCCAGCGCACCGGTGGCCGCGCTGTTCGCGATCATGACCAAGGTCGGCTTCTATACCGTACTGCGCCTGTGGACCTTGCTGTTTTCCGGACAGGCCGGTGCTTCGGCGTTCTTTGGTGGCGACTGGCTGATCTACGGCGGCCTCGCCACCCTGGGCTGCGCGGCGGTATCGATACTGGCCGCGCAGCGCCTGGAGCGCATGGCCAGCCTGAGCATCCTGGTCTCGGCCGGCACCTTGCTGGCGGCCATCGGCTTCGGCCAGGCAACCCTGACCGCCGCCGCGCTGTTCTACCTGGTCAGCTCGACCCTGGCGCTGTGCGCGCTGTTTTTGCTGGCTGAGCTGATCGAGCGCTCGCGCTCGGCCAACGAGATTCCCCTGGATGATGAAGGCGACGGCCTGCCCTCGCCCGTCGAGTCGCTGCACCCACCCAAAGGCATCAACCTCGATGACGAACAGAAAGCGGTGATCGGCCAGGTGATCCCCTGGACCATGGCCTTCCTCGGCTTGAGCTTTATCGCCTGCGCCCTGCTGATCATCGGCATGCCGCCGCTGTCGGGCTTTATCGGCAAGCTCAGCCTGATCAGCGCACTGTTCAACCCGCAAGGGCTGGGTGTGGCGCCGGAGCAGCCGTTGAGTGTCGCCGGCTGGATGTTGGTGGCGTTGCTGGTACTGTCCGGCATGGCTTCGCTGATCGCTATGACCCGCGTTGGCATCCAGCGTTTCTGGACCCCGCAGGAGCGCCCTTCGCCGCTGCTGCGCCGCTTTGAGTGCATCCCCATCGTGGTGCTGCTGGGCTTGTGCGTGCTGCTCAGCCTGCGCGCCGAGCCGCTGCTGCGCTACACCCAGGACACCGCCGCCAGCCTGCAGGACCCCGAGCAATACGTCAGCGCCGTGCTCGGCACCCGACCGATTCCGGGGCCGACCAGCCTGGCCGCCAGCACCGAGGTGCAGCCATGA
- a CDS encoding Na+/H+ antiporter subunit E encodes MKRLFPAPLLSLSLCLLWLLLNLSVSPGNLLLGALLGVVAPLLMAPLRPLQVRIRRPGTIVRLILRVGVDVLVSNLQVARGVWSAKRRPPRSRFVHIPLELRDAHGLAALSMITTVVPGTIWSELALDRSVLLLHVFDLDDEAQFIEHFKHTYERPLMEIFE; translated from the coding sequence ATGAAGCGCCTGTTCCCTGCCCCGCTGCTGTCGCTGTCGCTGTGCCTGCTGTGGCTGCTGCTGAACCTCTCGGTAAGCCCGGGCAACCTGCTGCTGGGCGCCCTGCTCGGCGTTGTTGCGCCGCTACTGATGGCGCCGCTGCGCCCGCTGCAGGTACGCATTCGCCGCCCGGGCACCATCGTGCGCCTGATCCTGCGGGTCGGCGTCGATGTGCTGGTGTCCAACCTGCAGGTCGCCCGCGGCGTGTGGTCGGCCAAGCGCCGTCCGCCGCGCTCGCGCTTCGTGCACATTCCCCTGGAACTGCGTGACGCCCACGGCCTGGCCGCTTTGTCGATGATCACCACGGTGGTCCCAGGGACCATCTGGTCGGAGCTGGCACTGGATCGCAGCGTGCTTTTGCTGCATGTGTTCGATCTGGATGACGAGGCGCAGTTCATCGAGCACTTCAAGCACACCTATGAACGCCCGCTGATGGAGATCTTCGAATGA
- a CDS encoding K+/H+ antiporter subunit F, whose amino-acid sequence MTGLLANAILASLFIFALAMALTLWRLFRGPSAQDRVLALDYLYILAMLMMLVLGIRYASDTYFEGALLIALFGFVGSFALAKFLLRGEVIE is encoded by the coding sequence ATGACTGGCCTGCTTGCCAATGCCATTCTCGCCAGCCTGTTCATCTTCGCCCTGGCCATGGCCCTGACCCTGTGGCGGCTGTTTCGCGGACCTTCGGCGCAGGACCGGGTCCTGGCACTGGACTACCTGTATATCCTGGCCATGCTGATGATGCTGGTGCTGGGTATCCGCTACGCCAGCGACACCTATTTCGAAGGGGCACTGCTGATCGCGCTGTTCGGCTTTGTCGGCTCCTTCGCCCTGGCCAAATTCCTTCTGCGTGGCGAGGTGATCGAATGA
- a CDS encoding Na+/H+ antiporter subunit G, whose amino-acid sequence MINANELPLWVEVLVAVLLLLSSLFALSGAVGLIRLKDFFQRMHPPALASTLGAWCVALASILYFSMLKESPVLHAWLIPVLLSITVPVTTLLLARAALFRKRMAGHDVPEEVSSGRDRGN is encoded by the coding sequence ATGATCAATGCCAATGAATTGCCGTTGTGGGTCGAGGTGCTGGTGGCCGTGTTGCTGCTACTCAGCAGCCTGTTCGCCCTGAGCGGTGCGGTCGGCCTGATTCGCCTGAAGGACTTCTTCCAGCGCATGCACCCGCCAGCACTGGCCTCGACCCTGGGCGCCTGGTGCGTGGCCCTGGCCTCGATCCTGTACTTCTCGATGCTCAAGGAGTCACCGGTGCTGCATGCCTGGCTGATTCCGGTCCTGCTGTCGATCACCGTGCCGGTCACCACCCTGCTGCTGGCGCGCGCTGCATTGTTTCGCAAGCGCATGGCCGGGCATGATGTACCTGAAGAAGTCAGCAGTGGCCGCGACCGCGGCAACTGA
- a CDS encoding methyl-accepting chemotaxis protein — MMREGSLPGAVVEGQAAPFAVAPWSDTVLQSLVLAGLLAAMAFAGLSFYIGLPLALLALWLPRLRKATIVVQQTREPLAELTRDLARTTSDNALSAAGVAFSVQQLAGKLQSQLDAAAQIVSSAEVMIGTEKATSQLSQQALVAARSAHESSAAGRTVLAESIQRMHHLSERATASRELIEALHQRSEDIARVTLVIQTIASQTNLLALNAAIEAARAGDHGRGFAVVADEVRGLAGRTASATEEVGQMVADIQQRTAQVVEQIRELSDDLHSGVDQVEHTGEQLDSIAGLAAGVEQQIGEIAEGTETNRLQLDSLFEAVERMRSDLQVSDQQTQRLAQAAVQLEGQAESISERLAEVGLDDYHQRVYDLARQGAQRIGEQFENDIAQGRISLEDLFDRHYQQIPGTSPARFRTRFDHYTDQVLPAIQEPLLKLHEGLVFAIACTQQGYVPTHNTAFNQPLTGDPALDTAHNRSKRKFDDRTGIRCGSHQQPVLLQTYTRDTGELMHDLSVPILVQGRHWGGLRLGYRPQQG; from the coding sequence ATGATGCGAGAAGGATCTCTGCCTGGCGCCGTGGTTGAAGGGCAAGCTGCGCCGTTCGCCGTTGCGCCGTGGTCAGATACGGTTTTGCAAAGCCTGGTGCTGGCAGGGTTGCTGGCAGCTATGGCGTTTGCCGGGCTTTCGTTCTATATCGGCCTGCCGCTGGCCTTGCTGGCGCTGTGGCTACCGCGCTTGCGCAAGGCGACGATTGTCGTGCAGCAAACCCGCGAGCCCCTGGCCGAGCTGACCCGCGACCTGGCCCGAACCACCAGCGACAATGCACTGTCGGCGGCCGGAGTGGCGTTCTCGGTGCAACAGTTGGCCGGCAAGCTGCAATCGCAACTGGATGCCGCTGCGCAGATTGTCAGCAGCGCCGAAGTGATGATCGGCACCGAGAAGGCCACCTCGCAGTTGAGCCAACAGGCCCTGGTCGCTGCCCGCAGTGCTCACGAAAGCAGCGCCGCCGGGCGCACGGTGCTGGCCGAGTCGATCCAGCGCATGCATCACCTGAGCGAGCGGGCTACCGCCAGCCGTGAACTGATCGAGGCGCTGCACCAGCGCAGCGAGGACATTGCCCGGGTTACCCTGGTCATCCAGACCATCGCCAGCCAGACCAATCTGCTGGCCCTCAACGCTGCCATCGAAGCCGCCCGGGCGGGTGACCATGGGCGTGGCTTTGCCGTGGTCGCCGACGAGGTCCGCGGCCTGGCCGGGCGCACCGCCAGCGCTACCGAAGAGGTCGGGCAGATGGTCGCCGATATCCAGCAGCGTACGGCGCAGGTGGTCGAGCAGATTCGCGAACTGTCCGATGACCTGCACAGCGGGGTCGACCAGGTCGAACACACCGGCGAGCAACTGGACAGCATTGCCGGGCTGGCTGCCGGGGTCGAGCAGCAGATCGGCGAGATCGCCGAGGGCACCGAGACCAACCGCCTGCAACTGGACAGCCTGTTCGAGGCCGTGGAGCGCATGCGCAGCGACCTGCAGGTCAGCGACCAGCAAACCCAGCGCCTGGCCCAGGCTGCAGTGCAACTGGAAGGGCAGGCTGAAAGCATCAGCGAGCGTCTTGCCGAAGTGGGCCTGGATGACTATCACCAGCGTGTTTACGACCTCGCCCGTCAAGGCGCGCAGCGAATTGGCGAACAGTTTGAGAACGATATTGCCCAAGGGCGCATCAGTCTCGAGGACTTGTTCGACCGCCACTACCAGCAAATCCCCGGCACGTCGCCGGCCCGTTTTCGCACCCGCTTTGATCACTATACCGACCAGGTTCTGCCGGCAATCCAGGAGCCGTTGCTCAAGCTGCATGAGGGCCTGGTGTTTGCTATCGCCTGTACCCAGCAGGGCTATGTGCCCACCCACAACACTGCCTTCAATCAGCCGTTGACCGGCGACCCGGCCCTGGATACCGCGCACAATCGCAGCAAGCGCAAGTTCGACGACCGTACCGGCATTCGCTGCGGCAGCCATCAACAGCCGGTGTTGTTGCAAACCTATACCCGCGATACCGGTGAACTGATGCACGACCTGTCGGTACCGATCCTGGTGCAGGGCAGGCATTGGGGAGGCTTGCGTCTGGGCTACCGGCCGCAGCAGGGTTGA
- a CDS encoding TraR/DksA C4-type zinc finger protein encodes MTKEKLLAMPADDYMNAEQLAFFTSLLQQMKVEIHERIEQSRVTIESLDTPADPADAASVEEERHWLVNTIDRDQRLLPQLEMALGRIADESFGWCDDSGEPIGLKRLLISPTTKYCIEAQERHEQIDKHQRQA; translated from the coding sequence ATGACAAAGGAAAAGTTGCTGGCCATGCCGGCCGATGACTACATGAACGCTGAGCAACTGGCTTTCTTCACCTCGCTGCTGCAGCAGATGAAGGTCGAAATCCATGAGCGCATCGAGCAAAGCCGTGTAACCATCGAAAGCCTGGACACGCCTGCCGATCCTGCCGATGCCGCCTCGGTCGAAGAAGAGCGCCATTGGTTGGTCAATACCATCGACCGTGACCAGCGCCTGCTGCCGCAGCTGGAAATGGCCCTGGGCCGCATTGCTGACGAGAGCTTCGGCTGGTGCGACGACAGCGGTGAGCCGATCGGCCTCAAGCGCCTGCTGATCAGCCCGACCACCAAGTACTGCATCGAAGCTCAAGAGCGTCACGAGCAGATCGACAAGCACCAGCGCCAGGCCTGA
- a CDS encoding hybrid sensor histidine kinase/response regulator — translation MARPSEPAGDALAGLLGLSNHTVRKSHYPELAVRLEELEAERNRYKWLFEHAVHGIFQASLEDGMRAANPALARMLGYVDAQALVLSRNDLASHLFAGGQDELLAIAQVLQREQALIGYETQLRRRDGSHIDVLMNLLLRPDEEGVVEGFVADITERKQAQARLQQLNDQLEQRVAERTNELIEARDAAQAANRSKDKYLAAASHDLLQPLNAARLLISTLRERSLAKSEQQLVERAHQALEGAEDLLTDLLDISRLDQAAIKPDLELYRLDEVLAPLASEFQPVAEAAGLSLRLRSARLAVRTDLRLLTRILRNFLSNACRYTEHGSILLGARRRGEYLRLEVWDSGRGIAADRLQSIFLEFNQLDVGRAADRKGVGLGLAIVERIARILDYPVQVRSWPGRGSVFSIDVPLSSEQPSELPPSTLVLPSVGDPLPGRRLLVLDNELSIQQSMAALLQQWGCEVLTASDYASALVVLDGRAPELILADFHLDHGVTGCEVVRDLRRHFACSIFAVMITADRSDQSRRAMQRLGAPLLNKPVKPGKLRAVLSQLLG, via the coding sequence ATGGCGAGGCCCTCTGAACCGGCGGGCGATGCCCTGGCCGGTTTGCTGGGGCTGAGCAACCACACCGTACGCAAGAGTCATTACCCGGAACTGGCGGTGCGCCTGGAAGAGCTGGAAGCCGAGCGCAATCGCTACAAGTGGCTGTTCGAGCACGCCGTGCACGGTATCTTCCAGGCCAGCCTCGAAGATGGCATGCGCGCCGCCAACCCGGCGCTGGCGCGCATGCTCGGGTATGTCGACGCCCAGGCCCTGGTGCTGTCGCGCAACGACCTGGCCAGCCATCTGTTCGCCGGCGGCCAGGATGAACTGCTGGCCATCGCCCAGGTACTGCAGCGCGAGCAGGCGCTGATCGGCTATGAGACCCAGCTACGCCGGCGAGATGGCAGCCATATCGACGTGCTGATGAACCTGCTGCTGCGGCCCGACGAAGAGGGCGTGGTCGAAGGCTTTGTCGCCGACATCACCGAACGCAAGCAGGCCCAGGCGCGCCTGCAGCAACTTAACGACCAACTCGAGCAGCGGGTCGCCGAGCGCACCAATGAGCTGATCGAGGCGCGCGACGCCGCTCAGGCGGCCAATCGCAGCAAGGACAAGTACCTGGCGGCGGCCAGCCACGACCTGCTGCAACCGCTCAATGCCGCCCGGCTGCTGATCTCGACCTTGCGCGAGCGATCGCTAGCGAAGAGTGAGCAGCAACTGGTCGAGCGTGCCCACCAGGCCCTGGAAGGCGCGGAGGACCTGCTCACCGACCTGCTGGATATCTCGCGGCTGGACCAGGCGGCGATCAAGCCCGACCTCGAGCTGTACCGCCTGGATGAAGTGCTGGCGCCGCTGGCCTCGGAGTTCCAGCCCGTGGCCGAGGCCGCCGGGCTCAGCCTGCGCCTGCGCAGCGCGCGCCTGGCGGTACGCACCGACCTGCGCCTGCTCACACGGATCCTGCGCAACTTCCTCAGCAATGCCTGCCGCTACACCGAGCACGGAAGCATCCTGCTCGGCGCGCGGCGCCGGGGCGAGTACCTGCGTCTGGAAGTCTGGGACAGCGGCCGTGGCATTGCCGCCGATCGATTGCAGTCGATCTTTCTTGAATTCAACCAGCTGGATGTTGGCCGCGCCGCTGATCGCAAAGGCGTCGGGCTGGGGCTGGCGATTGTCGAGCGGATCGCGCGCATTCTTGATTACCCGGTGCAGGTCCGCTCATGGCCGGGACGCGGCTCGGTGTTCAGCATCGATGTGCCATTGTCGAGTGAGCAGCCCAGTGAGTTGCCGCCATCGACGCTGGTGCTGCCCAGTGTTGGCGACCCATTGCCAGGGCGCCGGTTGCTGGTGCTGGACAATGAACTGAGCATCCAGCAAAGCATGGCCGCGCTGCTGCAGCAATGGGGCTGCGAGGTGCTTACCGCCAGCGACTATGCCAGCGCCCTGGTGGTGCTCGACGGCCGGGCGCCGGAGCTGATCCTGGCAGATTTCCATCTGGACCACGGCGTAACCGGTTGCGAGGTGGTGCGCGATTTGCGTCGCCATTTCGCCTGCAGCATCTTTGCCGTGATGATCACCGCTGACCGCAGCGACCAGAGCCGCCGGGCCATGCAGCGCCTGGGCGCACCCTTGCTGAACAAGCCGGTGAAGCCTGGCAAGTTGCGCGCGGTGTTGAGCCAGTTGCTCGGTTGA